A single region of the Anguilla rostrata isolate EN2019 chromosome 11, ASM1855537v3, whole genome shotgun sequence genome encodes:
- the LOC135234173 gene encoding RNA-binding protein 38-like isoform X1, whose protein sequence is MLLHQFVNGALEAMHPTIQKDTTFTKIFVGGLPYHTNDASLRKYFEAFGEIDEAVVITDRQTGKSRGYGFVTMSDRGAAERACKDPNPIIDGRKANVNLAYLGAKPRSLQTGEPERGFSIGMQQIHPALIQRQYGLAQQYVYPQTIVQPSLLMPSQLSSISSPYLDYSAAYAQYASSAFEQYPYAASPGFLGYSYAPSSSAQAPGPAPLQQALPTAAAPPTAFIQYPPQQVQPDRMQ, encoded by the exons ATGCTTTTACATCAGTTTGTGAACGGAGCCCTGGAAGCTATGCATCCAACAATTCAAAAAGACACTACTTTTACAAAGATTTTCGTGGGCGGTTTGCCGTACCACACCAACGATGCCTCTCTCAGAAAATATTTCGAGGCGTTCGGGGAGATCGACGAGGCTGTGGTGATaacggacagacagactggtAAATCCAGAGGATATGGCTTT GTGACCATGTCTGACCGGGGGGCTGCGGAGCGGGCATGCAAGGACCCTAACCCCATCATCGACGGCAGGAAGGCCAACGTCAACCTGGCGTACCTGGGAGCCAAGCCCCGCAGCCTGCAGACAGGTGAGCCGGAGAGAG GTTTCTCTATCGGCATGCAGCAGATCCACCCGGCGCTGATCCAGAGGCAGTATGG gcTGGCTCAGCAGTACGTGTATCCCCAGACCATCGTGCAGCCCAGCCTGCTGATGCCGTCCCAGCTGTCCTCCATCAGCTCCCCATACCTGGACTACAGCGCCGCCTACGCCCAGTACGCCTCGTCCGCCTTCGAGCAGTACCCCTACGCCGCCTCCCCGGGCTTCCTGGGGTACAGCTACGCCCCAAGCTCCTCTGCTcaggcccccggccccgccccgctgcAGCAGGCCCTCCCCACCGCagctgccccgcccaccgcctTCATTCAGTACCCCCCCCAGCAGGTGCAGCCTGACCGCATGCAGTGA
- the LOC135234173 gene encoding RNA-binding protein 38-like isoform X2, protein MLLHQFVNGALEAMHPTIQKDTTFTKIFVGGLPYHTNDASLRKYFEAFGEIDEAVVITDRQTGKSRGYGFVTMSDRGAAERACKDPNPIIDGRKANVNLAYLGAKPRSLQTGFSIGMQQIHPALIQRQYGLAQQYVYPQTIVQPSLLMPSQLSSISSPYLDYSAAYAQYASSAFEQYPYAASPGFLGYSYAPSSSAQAPGPAPLQQALPTAAAPPTAFIQYPPQQVQPDRMQ, encoded by the exons ATGCTTTTACATCAGTTTGTGAACGGAGCCCTGGAAGCTATGCATCCAACAATTCAAAAAGACACTACTTTTACAAAGATTTTCGTGGGCGGTTTGCCGTACCACACCAACGATGCCTCTCTCAGAAAATATTTCGAGGCGTTCGGGGAGATCGACGAGGCTGTGGTGATaacggacagacagactggtAAATCCAGAGGATATGGCTTT GTGACCATGTCTGACCGGGGGGCTGCGGAGCGGGCATGCAAGGACCCTAACCCCATCATCGACGGCAGGAAGGCCAACGTCAACCTGGCGTACCTGGGAGCCAAGCCCCGCAGCCTGCAGACAG GTTTCTCTATCGGCATGCAGCAGATCCACCCGGCGCTGATCCAGAGGCAGTATGG gcTGGCTCAGCAGTACGTGTATCCCCAGACCATCGTGCAGCCCAGCCTGCTGATGCCGTCCCAGCTGTCCTCCATCAGCTCCCCATACCTGGACTACAGCGCCGCCTACGCCCAGTACGCCTCGTCCGCCTTCGAGCAGTACCCCTACGCCGCCTCCCCGGGCTTCCTGGGGTACAGCTACGCCCCAAGCTCCTCTGCTcaggcccccggccccgccccgctgcAGCAGGCCCTCCCCACCGCagctgccccgcccaccgcctTCATTCAGTACCCCCCCCAGCAGGTGCAGCCTGACCGCATGCAGTGA